In Monodelphis domestica isolate mMonDom1 chromosome 4, mMonDom1.pri, whole genome shotgun sequence, one DNA window encodes the following:
- the RPUSD4 gene encoding pseudouridylate synthase RPUSD4, mitochondrial isoform X3: MAASARSVLSLPAQDICRIWGRHFDLASKCSCSATAAARSLTAQRLAEKLRTEKQEQKAKEKEVPRDPVQRRVHELIRYTKQLQNVHPNVLSKALKRGILHQDKDLIVINKPYGLPVHGGPGVKSCITDILPILAKMLFGHKAEPLHLCHRLDKETTGVMILARDKEMAHQVQELFKTRQVTKKYWAICVGVPMPSAGMIDIPIIEKEVQGQQQHHKMTLAPNYRLENGKTVKVRPNRHAHIAVTQYRVLSSTLTCALLELQPVTEAICWHPEETGPGTGKDPLPSSPPACPAADPSSSGP, translated from the exons ATGGCGGCGTCCGCGAGGAGTGTGCTGAGCCTCCCGGCCCAGGATATCTGCCGCATTTGGGGGCGGCACTTCGACCTCGCATCCAAGTGCTCGTGTTCTGCTACTGCAGCGGCTCGGTCTTTGACAGCTCAGAGGCTAGCAGAGAAACTGCGAACCGAGAAGCAAGAACAGAAAGCGAAGGAGAAGGAG GTACCTAGAGACCCTGTTCAGAGGAGAGTGCATGAGCTCATACGTTATACTAAACAGCTACAGAATGTCCACCCCAATGTACTGTCTAAGGCACTGAAAAGAGGGATCCTACATCAAGATAAGGACCTTATTGTCATCAACAAGCCCTATGGCCTCCCTGTGCATG GTGGCCCAGGGGTCAAGAGCTGTATCACTGATATCCTGCCTATCTTGGCTAAGATGCTATTTGGCCACAAAGCAGAGCCTTTGCACCTTTGCCATCGCCTGGACAAGGAGACAACAGGGGTGATGATCTTGGCACGGGACAAAGAGATGGCTCACCAAGTCCAAGAGTTGTTTAAAACTCGGCAAGTGACAAAGAAATACTG GGCCATATGTGTGGGGGTTCCCATGCCATCTGCAGGGATGATTGATATCCCGATCATCGAGAAGGAGGTGCAAGGCCAGCAGCAACACCATAAG ATGACATTGGCACCCAACTACCGCCTAGAGAATGGGAAGACAGTGAAGGTCCGTCCAAACAGGCATGCTCATATTGCTGTGACCCAGTATCGGGTGCTAAGCAGCACTCTGACCTGTGCCCTCCTAGAGCTACAGCCTGTCACAG AAGCTATCTGTTGGcatcctgaagaaactgggccTGGAACAGGCAAAGACCCGTTACCTTCCTCTCCACCTGCATGCCCAGCAGCTGACCCTTCCTCCTCTGGGCCCTGA
- the RPUSD4 gene encoding pseudouridylate synthase RPUSD4, mitochondrial isoform X2: protein MAASARSVLSLPAQDICRIWGRHFDLASKCSCSATAAARSLTAQRLAEKLRTEKQEQKAKEKEVPRDPVQRRVHELIRYTKQLQNVHPNVLSKALKRGILHQDKDLIVINKPYGLPVHGGPGVKSCITDILPILAKMLFGHKAEPLHLCHRLDKETTGVMILARDKEMAHQVQELFKTRAICVGVPMPSAGMIDIPIIEKEVQGQQQHHKMTLAPNYRLENGKTVKVRPNRHAHIAVTQYRVLSSTLTCALLELQPVTGVKHQLRVHLAFGLGCPVLGDHKYSDWNKLAPQKLSVGILKKLGLEQAKTRYLPLHLHAQQLTLPPLGPESEELNLVCKLPRYFLHSLLRLGLEIPEKD, encoded by the exons ATGGCGGCGTCCGCGAGGAGTGTGCTGAGCCTCCCGGCCCAGGATATCTGCCGCATTTGGGGGCGGCACTTCGACCTCGCATCCAAGTGCTCGTGTTCTGCTACTGCAGCGGCTCGGTCTTTGACAGCTCAGAGGCTAGCAGAGAAACTGCGAACCGAGAAGCAAGAACAGAAAGCGAAGGAGAAGGAG GTACCTAGAGACCCTGTTCAGAGGAGAGTGCATGAGCTCATACGTTATACTAAACAGCTACAGAATGTCCACCCCAATGTACTGTCTAAGGCACTGAAAAGAGGGATCCTACATCAAGATAAGGACCTTATTGTCATCAACAAGCCCTATGGCCTCCCTGTGCATG GTGGCCCAGGGGTCAAGAGCTGTATCACTGATATCCTGCCTATCTTGGCTAAGATGCTATTTGGCCACAAAGCAGAGCCTTTGCACCTTTGCCATCGCCTGGACAAGGAGACAACAGGGGTGATGATCTTGGCACGGGACAAAGAGATGGCTCACCAAGTCCAAGAGTTGTTTAAAACTCG GGCCATATGTGTGGGGGTTCCCATGCCATCTGCAGGGATGATTGATATCCCGATCATCGAGAAGGAGGTGCAAGGCCAGCAGCAACACCATAAG ATGACATTGGCACCCAACTACCGCCTAGAGAATGGGAAGACAGTGAAGGTCCGTCCAAACAGGCATGCTCATATTGCTGTGACCCAGTATCGGGTGCTAAGCAGCACTCTGACCTGTGCCCTCCTAGAGCTACAGCCTGTCACAG GGGTGAAGCATCAACTTCGAGTCCACCTAGCCTTTGGATTAGGGTGTCCAGTCCTTGGGGATCACAAATATTCTGACTGGAACAAACTGGCACCCCAG AAGCTATCTGTTGGcatcctgaagaaactgggccTGGAACAGGCAAAGACCCGTTACCTTCCTCTCCACCTGCATGCCCAGCAGCTGACCCTTCCTCCTCTGGGCCCTGAGAGTGAGGAGCTTAACTTGGTTTGCAAGCTTCCCCGGTACTTCCTGCATTCTTTATTACGTCTAGGACTGGAAATCCCTGAGAAAGATTGA
- the RPUSD4 gene encoding pseudouridylate synthase RPUSD4, mitochondrial isoform X1, which yields MAASARSVLSLPAQDICRIWGRHFDLASKCSCSATAAARSLTAQRLAEKLRTEKQEQKAKEKEVPRDPVQRRVHELIRYTKQLQNVHPNVLSKALKRGILHQDKDLIVINKPYGLPVHGGPGVKSCITDILPILAKMLFGHKAEPLHLCHRLDKETTGVMILARDKEMAHQVQELFKTRQVTKKYWAICVGVPMPSAGMIDIPIIEKEVQGQQQHHKMTLAPNYRLENGKTVKVRPNRHAHIAVTQYRVLSSTLTCALLELQPVTGVKHQLRVHLAFGLGCPVLGDHKYSDWNKLAPQKLSVGILKKLGLEQAKTRYLPLHLHAQQLTLPPLGPESEELNLVCKLPRYFLHSLLRLGLEIPEKD from the exons ATGGCGGCGTCCGCGAGGAGTGTGCTGAGCCTCCCGGCCCAGGATATCTGCCGCATTTGGGGGCGGCACTTCGACCTCGCATCCAAGTGCTCGTGTTCTGCTACTGCAGCGGCTCGGTCTTTGACAGCTCAGAGGCTAGCAGAGAAACTGCGAACCGAGAAGCAAGAACAGAAAGCGAAGGAGAAGGAG GTACCTAGAGACCCTGTTCAGAGGAGAGTGCATGAGCTCATACGTTATACTAAACAGCTACAGAATGTCCACCCCAATGTACTGTCTAAGGCACTGAAAAGAGGGATCCTACATCAAGATAAGGACCTTATTGTCATCAACAAGCCCTATGGCCTCCCTGTGCATG GTGGCCCAGGGGTCAAGAGCTGTATCACTGATATCCTGCCTATCTTGGCTAAGATGCTATTTGGCCACAAAGCAGAGCCTTTGCACCTTTGCCATCGCCTGGACAAGGAGACAACAGGGGTGATGATCTTGGCACGGGACAAAGAGATGGCTCACCAAGTCCAAGAGTTGTTTAAAACTCGGCAAGTGACAAAGAAATACTG GGCCATATGTGTGGGGGTTCCCATGCCATCTGCAGGGATGATTGATATCCCGATCATCGAGAAGGAGGTGCAAGGCCAGCAGCAACACCATAAG ATGACATTGGCACCCAACTACCGCCTAGAGAATGGGAAGACAGTGAAGGTCCGTCCAAACAGGCATGCTCATATTGCTGTGACCCAGTATCGGGTGCTAAGCAGCACTCTGACCTGTGCCCTCCTAGAGCTACAGCCTGTCACAG GGGTGAAGCATCAACTTCGAGTCCACCTAGCCTTTGGATTAGGGTGTCCAGTCCTTGGGGATCACAAATATTCTGACTGGAACAAACTGGCACCCCAG AAGCTATCTGTTGGcatcctgaagaaactgggccTGGAACAGGCAAAGACCCGTTACCTTCCTCTCCACCTGCATGCCCAGCAGCTGACCCTTCCTCCTCTGGGCCCTGAGAGTGAGGAGCTTAACTTGGTTTGCAAGCTTCCCCGGTACTTCCTGCATTCTTTATTACGTCTAGGACTGGAAATCCCTGAGAAAGATTGA